The following proteins are encoded in a genomic region of Coffea eugenioides isolate CCC68of chromosome 6, Ceug_1.0, whole genome shotgun sequence:
- the LOC113774701 gene encoding probable ribosome biogenesis protein RLP24, with amino-acid sequence MRLEKCWFCSSTIYPGHGIQFVRNDAKIFRFCRSKCHKNFKMKRNPRKVKWTKAYRRLHGKDMTQDSTFEFERKRNRPERYDRNLAENTLKAIKKIDKVRVDREARHHAMRMKGKKAMERKEAAKELEQSIHMVKAPAALQQEASLTLPKIKVKVSQEQSQENRMEE; translated from the exons ATGAGGTTGGAGAAATGCTGGTTCTGTTCCTCGACGATATATCCGGGTCATGGTATTCAGTTTGTCAGAAATGACGCAAAG ATCTTCCGATTTTGTAGGTCAAAATGCCACAAGAATTTTAAGATGAAGAGAAACCCTCGCAAAGTTAAATGGACCAAGGCTTACAGAAGATTGCACGGGAAGGATATGACTCAG GATTCAACATTTGAATTTGAACGGAAGAGAAATAGGCCAGAAAGATATGACAGGAACCTAGCAGAGAATACATTGAAGGCCATAAAGAAAATTGATAAAGTCAGAGTTGACAGGGAGGCTAGACACCATGCAATGAG GATGAAAGGAAAGAAAGCTATGGAACGGAAAGAGGCAGCTAAGGAGTTGGAGCAGAGCATCCACATGGTCAAAGCTCCTGCTGCTCTTCAACAAGAGGCATCTCTCACATTGCCAAAGATCAAGGTGAAGGTTTCCCAAGAGCAGTCGCAAGAAAATCGTATGGAAGAGTAG
- the LOC113772968 gene encoding transcriptional regulator TAC1-like has protein sequence MEIDLSNAKKADQITWSSGDPDLLGHARGYSCSFCKRGFSNAQALGGHMNIHRKDRAKLKEFAGRDNNIFSLDVTERDASAPAPASAPNPNPPSPSVEFHDTVMQLELSGDERSCPPTTTRASTSPNHQEIYHDYTGNDQLQLSLFAETSSSNNNEVESNPFNRQSSHGESFKELDLELRLGPEPHQASKRG, from the coding sequence ATGGAGATCGATCTGTCGAATGCTAAAAAGGCCGATCAAATAACATGGAGCTCTGGCGATCCAGATTTACTCGGCCACGCCCGGGGTTATAGCTGTTCTTTCTGTAAAAGAGGATTCTCTAATGCTCAGGCACTGGGAGGCCACATGAACATCCACAGAAAAGATAGGGCAAAGCTCAAAGAATTCGCGGGCCGCGACAACAATATTTTTTCATTGGACGTCACAGAGCGGGATGCTTCAGCTCCGGCTCCGGCTTCGGCTCCTAATCCTAATCCACCCTCTCCTTCCGTAGAATTTCATGATACAGTGATGCAACTTGAACTTTCTGGAGATGAAAGAAGTTGCCCCCCAACAACTACAAGGGCTTCTACTTCACCAAATCATCAAGAAATTTATCATGATTATACTGGGAATGATCAGCTGCAACTATCCTTATTCGCTGAGACATCCTCATCAAACAACAACGAAGTGGAAAGCAATCCATTTAACAGGCAGTCGAGTCATGGCGAATCATTCAAAGAATTAGACCTCGAGCTTCGACTTGGCCCAGAACCTCACCAGGCATCAAAAAGGGGATGA